From Nicotiana tabacum cultivar K326 chromosome 22, ASM71507v2, whole genome shotgun sequence, one genomic window encodes:
- the LOC107832010 gene encoding uncharacterized protein LOC107832010, which produces MEMLRQIQLNIPLMDALREMPGYAKMMKDLMSRKFDFQDISTVTLTHNCNVVVTRPMAQKMSDPGSFTIPCTIGSYAFAKAIYDLGASINLMPLAVYTKLGIGRARPTSMLLQLADRTVKRPTGILDDVLVQVGKFVFPANFVILDYQVDEEIPIILGRPYLATGRALIDCETGELKMRLNDEEVIFNVQ; this is translated from the coding sequence atggagatgctGCGTCAAATTCAGCTGAATATTCCTTTGATGGATGCCTTGAGGGAGATGCCAGGTTATGCGAAGATGATGAAAGACCTAATGTCACGGAAGTTTGATTTTCAGGACATATCCACAGTGACTCTGACACATAACTGCAATGTAGTAGTGACCAGACCGATGGCTCAAAAGATGTCCGACCCAGGTAGCTTCACTATTCCATGCACGATTGGGAGTTACGCCTTTGCAAAGGCAATATATGATTTGGGAgccagcataaatttgatgcctctGGCTGTATACACCAAACTGGGCATTGGTAGAGCTAGACCGACTTCGATGTTGCTTCAACTGGCTGACCGCACGGTAAAAAGACCTACTGGGattcttgatgatgtgttggtgcaagtgGGGAAGTTCGTGTTCCCTGCGAACTTTGTTATTCTGGATTATCAGGTAGATGAGGAGATACCTATCATTTTAGGTAGGCCATATTTGGCCACTGGGAGAGCCCTGATCGATTGTGAGACAGGGGAATTAAAAATGAGACTGAACGATGAAGAAGTCATATTCAATGTTCAGTAA